A section of the Schistosoma haematobium chromosome ZW, whole genome shotgun sequence genome encodes:
- the DCAF6 gene encoding DDB1- and CUL4-associated factor 6 (EggNog:ENOG410WDX3~COG:S), translating into MPTCFITLSHDHSATLLDTRITSVHKSPSCSRGCFNNTNSPWVSNFSVVNQLKFHFPVTAGDIHPLNGCRSIALATADGFVRLFDIRKLVSTLSSAAVGDPPQPMPFRVARPLGLPAKINSTKTFRLDYGPGHITSVKFEPIYDKDHTQFWLPTGRKQSLSSNLGGKHLLVSHMYAPIFLYDLCSEETLSDSEVQRPDWLPNTDTCSPSSETESPRSSEDSLISDPNIRLTVALYRWLTQHRSRTDENAVDEASTEPQAVSSSPAESTSGQTSYTGSQREQKLPIDYLTDAYISDIINSSPRCREIMKYRGRECCSTVVKVSTFWGRNFILSGSECGHLIAWDRNTGKPALAIKADTSVVNRIIPHPLFPMIAVSGIDRSIKIIEPDPNIYEQSDVDDGDDHGESAFMKVVKQHEEEASQLCQANEIRTKKMLSSGNNHLDSIARLRAGRVARMILLRLVEGTNSTDSRDTDTNT; encoded by the exons ATGCCTACTTGCTTTATAACACTATCTCATGACCATTCAGCCACTCTTCTGGATACCAGAATCACCTCCGTGCACAAGAGTCCGAGTTGTAGTCGGGGATGCTTCAACAACACAAACTCACCATGGGTTTCAAATTTTTCTGTTGTCAATCAGTTAAAGTTTCATTTTCCAGTAACTGCTGGTGATATCCATCCTTTGAATGGATGTCGTTCAATCGCGCTGGCAACTGCCGACGGTTTTGTACGTCTTTTCGATATTCGAAAGCTCGTTTCCACTT TGTCCTCCGCAGCTGTGGGCGACCCACCCCAACCTATGCCATTTCGTGTAGCCAGACCTCTTGGTTTACCCGCGAAGATAAATTCGACCAAAACGTTCAGATTAGATTATGGACCAGGTCATATAACGTCAGTCAAGTTTGAACCTATCTATGACAAGGATCATACTCAGTTTTGGTTACCTACTGGCCGTAAACAGTCACTTTCGTCGAATCTTGGTGGGAAACATTTACTTGTCAGTCATATGTATGCCCCTATTTTCTTGTATGATCTTTGTTCAGAAGAAACGCTTAGCGACTCTGAAGTACAG CGACCTGATTGGCTACCGAATACGGATACATGCAGTCCATCATCGGAAACAGAATCTCCTCGCTCATCGGAAG aTAGCCTTATTTCAGATCCGAATATACGTTTAACTGTTGCTCTCTATCG ATGGCTCACCCAACATCGATCCAGAACAGATGAAAACGCTGTGGATGAAGCATCGACTGAACCTCAAGCAGTGTCTTCAAGTCCTGCCGAATCAACGTCTGGTCAAACTTCTTATACAG GCTCTCAGCGTGAACAAAAACTCCCCATCGATTACTTAACAGATGCATATATTTCTGACATCATAAATTCTTCTCCAAGATGTCGCGAAATAATGAAATATCGTGGTCGTGAATGCTGTAGTACTGTG GTCAAAGTGTCAACATTTTGGGGGCGGAATTTTATTCTGTCCGGATCTGAATGTGGTCATTTAATTGCATGGGATCGTAATACAGGAAAGCCTGCACTTGCAATTAAAGCAGATACATCTGTAGTAAATCGAATTATTCCTCACCCTCTTTTTCCAA TGATTGCTGTCAGCGGAATTGATCGGTCCATAAAAATAATTGAACCTGATCCAAATATATACGAACAAAGTGATGTTGACGACGGTGATGACCATGGTGAATCAGCGTTTATGAAAGTAGTAAAACAACATGAAGAAGAAGCAAGTCAG TTATGTCAAGCAAATGAAATAAGAACAAAAAAAATGTTAAGTTCTGGTAATAATCACTTGGATAGTATCGCACGTCTACGAGCTGGTCGTG TTGCACGAATGATTTTACTACGGCTCGTTGAAGGAACAAACTCCACAGATTCAAGAGATACGGATACAAATACCTGA